Proteins encoded in a region of the Mycolicibacterium chitae genome:
- the dop gene encoding depupylase/deamidase Dop: protein MQRIIGTEVEYGISSPSDPTANPILTSTQAVLAYAAAAGIQRAKRTRWDYEVESPLRDARGFDLSRSTGPPPIIDADEVGAANMILTNGARLYVDHAHPEYSAPEVTDPMDAVIWDKAGERVMEAAARHVASVPGAVKLQLYKNNVDGKGASYGSHENYLMSRHTPFSAVIAGLTPFLVSRQIISGSGRVGLGPSGDEPGFQLSQRADYIEVEVGLETTLKRGIINTRDEPHADADKYRRLHVIIGDANLAETSTYLKVGTMSLVLDLIEENVDLSDLALARPVHAVHVISRDPTLRATVALADGRELTALALQRIYLDRVAKLVDSRDPDPRASHVIETWAEVLDLLERDPMECAEILDWPAKLRLLEGFRQRENLSWSAPRLHLVDLQYSDVRLDKGLYNRLVARGSMKRLVTEQQVLDAVDNPPTDTRAYFRGECLRRFGADIAAASWDSVIFDLGGDSLVRIPTLEPLRGSKAHVGALLDSVDSAAELVEQLTN from the coding sequence ATGCAAAGGATCATCGGCACCGAGGTGGAGTACGGCATCTCGTCGCCGTCCGACCCGACCGCGAACCCGATCCTGACCTCCACGCAGGCCGTGCTCGCCTATGCCGCGGCGGCCGGAATTCAGCGGGCCAAGCGGACGCGCTGGGACTACGAGGTGGAATCCCCGCTGCGCGATGCGCGCGGATTCGACCTGAGCCGCTCGACGGGACCGCCGCCGATCATCGACGCCGACGAGGTGGGCGCGGCGAACATGATCCTGACCAACGGCGCGCGCCTCTACGTCGACCACGCGCATCCGGAGTACTCGGCACCCGAGGTCACGGATCCCATGGACGCGGTCATCTGGGACAAGGCCGGCGAGCGGGTCATGGAGGCCGCGGCGCGGCACGTGGCGTCCGTGCCCGGGGCGGTCAAGCTGCAGCTGTACAAGAACAACGTGGACGGCAAGGGCGCGTCCTACGGTTCGCACGAGAACTACCTGATGAGCCGACACACCCCGTTCTCGGCGGTCATCGCCGGACTCACGCCGTTCCTGGTGTCCCGGCAGATCATCAGCGGGTCGGGTCGCGTCGGCCTGGGCCCCTCCGGCGACGAGCCGGGCTTCCAGCTGTCCCAGCGCGCGGACTACATCGAGGTCGAGGTCGGCCTGGAGACCACGCTCAAGCGCGGCATCATCAACACCCGCGACGAGCCGCACGCCGACGCCGACAAGTACCGCCGGCTGCACGTCATCATCGGCGACGCGAACCTGGCCGAGACCTCCACCTATCTCAAGGTGGGCACCATGTCGTTGGTGCTCGACCTGATCGAGGAGAATGTCGACCTCTCAGACCTGGCGCTGGCCCGGCCCGTGCACGCGGTCCACGTCATCAGCCGCGACCCGACGCTGCGCGCCACCGTCGCGCTGGCCGATGGCCGCGAGCTGACCGCCCTTGCGCTGCAACGTATCTACTTGGATCGGGTGGCCAAGCTGGTCGACAGCCGCGATCCCGATCCGCGGGCCTCGCACGTCATCGAGACCTGGGCCGAGGTTCTGGATCTGCTGGAACGCGACCCGATGGAGTGCGCCGAGATCCTGGACTGGCCGGCCAAGCTGCGGTTGCTCGAGGGGTTCCGTCAGCGCGAGAACCTGAGCTGGTCGGCGCCGCGGTTGCACCTGGTGGATCTGCAGTACTCCGATGTGCGGCTCGACAAGGGCCTGTACAACCGGCTGGTGGCGCGCGGCTCGATGAAGCGGTTGGTCACCGAGCAGCAGGTGCTCGACGCGGTCGACAACCCGCCAACCGACACCCGCGCCTACTTCCGTGGCGAATGCCTGCGGCGGTTCGGTGCCGACATCGCGGCGGCAAGCTGGGATTCGGTGATTTTCGATCTCGGCGGTGACTCGCTGGTTCGCATCCCCACGCTGGAGCCGCTGCGCGGCAGTAAAGCGCACGTCGGGGCGCTGCTGGATTCGGTGGACAGCGCGGCCGAATTGGTCGAACAGCTCACGAACTAG
- the prcB gene encoding proteasome subunit beta, producing MSWSFNAPTDRLTPQSPITELSSFADLLRRQAPDLLPNVRDSIGSGADLPHGTTIVALKYPGGVLIAGDRRSTQGHMIAGRDVQKVYITDDYTATGIAGTAAIAVEFARLYAVELEHYEKLEGVALTFPGKVNRLATMVRGNLGAALQGFVALPLLVGYDLDDPNPLGAGRIVSFDAAGGWNVEVEGYQSVGSGSLFAKSAMKKMYTRVSDADSALAVAIEALYDAADDDSATGGPDLVRGIYPTAVTIDADGAEDVPEDRIAELAREVVASRSRSDTFGPDDNSGINAAPRGDA from the coding sequence GTGAGCTGGTCGTTCAACGCTCCCACTGACCGTCTGACCCCTCAATCGCCCATCACCGAGCTGTCCTCGTTCGCCGATCTACTGCGCCGGCAGGCGCCGGATCTGCTGCCGAACGTCCGGGATTCGATCGGCTCGGGGGCGGATCTGCCGCACGGCACCACCATCGTGGCGCTGAAGTATCCGGGCGGCGTGCTGATCGCCGGTGACCGACGCTCGACGCAGGGCCACATGATCGCCGGGCGTGACGTGCAGAAGGTCTACATCACCGACGATTACACCGCCACCGGCATCGCCGGCACCGCGGCCATCGCGGTGGAGTTCGCCCGGCTCTACGCCGTGGAACTCGAGCACTACGAGAAGCTCGAGGGTGTCGCCCTGACCTTCCCGGGCAAGGTGAACCGGCTGGCCACCATGGTGCGCGGCAACCTCGGCGCGGCGCTGCAGGGCTTCGTCGCGCTGCCCCTGCTGGTTGGTTACGACCTCGACGACCCGAATCCGCTGGGCGCGGGGCGGATCGTGTCGTTCGATGCGGCCGGCGGCTGGAACGTCGAGGTCGAGGGCTACCAGTCGGTGGGCTCGGGTTCGCTGTTCGCGAAGTCGGCGATGAAGAAGATGTACACCCGGGTCTCCGATGCCGACTCGGCGCTCGCGGTGGCCATCGAGGCGCTGTACGACGCCGCCGACGACGACTCGGCTACCGGTGGGCCGGACCTGGTGCGCGGCATCTATCCCACCGCGGTCACCATCGACGCCGACGGCGCCGAGGACGTGCCCGAGGATCGCATCGCCGAGTTGGCCCGCGAGGTGGTCGCCAGCCGCTCGCGCTCGGATACCTTTGGTCCCGACGACAATTCCGGCATCAACGCCGCGCCCCGGGGTGACGCATGA
- a CDS encoding ubiquitin-like protein Pup produces MAQEQTKRGGGGDDDDLDSGSGGQERREKLAGDTDDLLDEIDDVLEENAEDFVRAYVQKGGQ; encoded by the coding sequence ATGGCTCAGGAGCAGACCAAGCGTGGTGGCGGCGGCGATGACGACGACCTCGACTCTGGAAGTGGTGGCCAGGAACGTCGCGAGAAGCTAGCTGGGGACACCGACGATCTGCTCGACGAGATCGATGATGTCCTCGAGGAGAATGCCGAAGACTTCGTGCGCGCGTACGTGCAAAAGGGTGGCCAGTGA
- the prcA gene encoding proteasome subunit alpha, producing the protein MSFPYFISPEQAMRERSELARKGIARGRSVIVLAYADGVLFVAENPSRSLQKVSELYDRIGFAAVGRFNEFDNLRRGGIQFADTRGYAYDRRDVTGRQLANVYANTLGSIFTEQAKPYEVELCVAEVAHFGESKAPELYRITYDGSIADEPHFVVMGGTTDPIIAALKDSYIENAALGDAVQTAVHALQATEGDGEPRVLGPATLEVAVLEATKPRRAFRRITGAALEALLPQQDA; encoded by the coding sequence ATGAGCTTTCCGTATTTCATCTCGCCCGAACAGGCGATGCGTGAGCGCAGCGAACTCGCGCGCAAGGGCATTGCCCGCGGGCGCAGCGTCATCGTGTTGGCCTACGCCGACGGCGTGCTGTTCGTCGCCGAGAACCCTTCGCGGTCGCTGCAGAAGGTGAGCGAACTCTACGACCGGATCGGCTTCGCCGCCGTCGGCCGCTTCAACGAGTTCGACAACCTGCGGCGCGGCGGCATCCAGTTCGCGGACACTCGCGGCTACGCCTACGACCGCCGCGACGTCACGGGTCGCCAGCTGGCCAACGTGTACGCCAACACGCTCGGTTCGATCTTCACCGAGCAGGCCAAACCGTACGAGGTGGAACTCTGCGTCGCCGAGGTCGCGCACTTCGGCGAGTCGAAAGCGCCTGAGCTGTACCGGATCACCTACGATGGGTCGATCGCCGACGAGCCGCATTTCGTCGTGATGGGCGGCACCACCGATCCCATCATCGCGGCGTTGAAGGACTCCTACATCGAGAACGCCGCACTGGGCGATGCCGTGCAGACCGCCGTCCACGCACTGCAGGCCACCGAGGGCGACGGCGAACCCCGCGTGCTCGGACCCGCCACGCTCGAGGTCGCGGTCCTCGAGGCCACCAAGCCGCGACGGGCCTTCCGGCGTATCACCGGTGCGGCCCTGGAAGCACTGCTGCCGCAACAGGACGCCTGA
- a CDS encoding ABC transporter substrate-binding protein: MKNRTLARVFAVAGVAALALTACSAEESDDTAATGDDTATATETEAEVASTECDPPQATAAATPDTSALKIGTLLPETGTLAFLGPPEVAAVQVAITEINDAGGVLDQPVGLVTGDSGDTTTDTANATVDRELAEGVDVIVGAASSAVSLKVIDKIASAGVVMFSPANTSDQFVCYPDKGMYFRTAPTDVLQAQALAQLITGDGAQRVAILALNDPYGTGLAANTVENLETAGIASDQITKIIYDPNAQSFNAEVDRIKEFNPDAVAVLGFEETAKIITRMHEVGIGPSDGMFVYGTDGNMGNALGEGVAPGLLEGMKGTTPLTDVGPEFEGRLTAVDPGLVDFNYGGEAYDAVVVSALAAEQAKSTAGVDIAANINSVTRDGTKCTAFAECRDLIRAGEDIDYDGVTGELAFGPAGEPSVGSYGRLEFGPDNKLTTTDFIVVQG, encoded by the coding sequence ATGAAAAATCGGACCCTCGCTCGTGTCTTCGCGGTAGCGGGCGTGGCCGCGCTCGCCTTGACCGCCTGCTCGGCCGAGGAGAGCGACGACACGGCAGCCACCGGCGACGACACGGCAACCGCCACCGAGACCGAGGCCGAGGTCGCCTCGACGGAGTGCGATCCGCCGCAGGCCACCGCCGCGGCGACGCCGGACACCAGCGCGCTCAAGATCGGGACGCTGCTGCCGGAGACCGGGACGCTGGCATTCCTCGGGCCGCCCGAGGTGGCCGCCGTGCAGGTGGCTATCACCGAGATCAACGACGCCGGTGGCGTGCTCGACCAGCCCGTCGGCCTGGTCACCGGTGACTCCGGGGACACCACCACCGACACCGCCAACGCCACGGTGGACCGCGAACTCGCCGAAGGGGTCGACGTCATCGTCGGCGCGGCGTCCTCGGCGGTGTCGCTGAAGGTGATCGACAAGATCGCCAGCGCCGGCGTGGTGATGTTCTCCCCGGCCAACACCTCCGATCAGTTCGTCTGCTACCCGGACAAGGGCATGTACTTCCGTACCGCGCCCACCGACGTCCTGCAGGCCCAGGCGCTCGCGCAGTTGATCACCGGCGACGGCGCCCAGCGGGTCGCGATCCTGGCGCTCAACGATCCCTACGGAACGGGCTTGGCGGCCAACACCGTCGAGAACCTGGAGACCGCGGGCATCGCCTCGGACCAGATCACCAAGATCATCTACGACCCGAACGCGCAGTCGTTCAACGCCGAGGTCGACCGGATCAAGGAGTTCAACCCCGACGCGGTGGCGGTGCTCGGTTTCGAGGAGACCGCCAAGATCATCACCCGCATGCACGAGGTGGGCATCGGCCCGTCGGACGGCATGTTCGTCTACGGCACCGACGGCAATATGGGCAACGCGCTCGGCGAGGGCGTGGCACCCGGCCTGCTGGAGGGCATGAAGGGCACCACACCGCTGACCGACGTCGGCCCGGAGTTCGAGGGCCGGCTCACCGCGGTCGATCCGGGATTGGTCGACTTCAACTACGGCGGTGAGGCTTACGACGCCGTGGTGGTCTCGGCGCTGGCCGCCGAGCAGGCCAAGTCGACGGCGGGTGTGGATATCGCCGCCAACATCAACTCGGTCACCCGTGACGGCACCAAGTGCACGGCGTTCGCCGAGTGCCGGGACCTGATCCGGGCGGGCGAGGACATCGACTACGACGGGGTCACCGGTGAACTGGCCTTCGGGCCGGCCGGGGAGCCGTCGGTCGGCTCCTACGGGCGCCTCGAGTTCGGTCCGGACAACAAGCTCACGACGACGGACTTCATCGTCGTACAGGGCTGA
- a CDS encoding ANTAR domain-containing response regulator — MTEPHAEGTTPHRVLIAEDEALIRLDLAEMLREEGYEVVGEAGDGQEAVELAEQLHPDLVIMDVKMPRRDGIDAAAEIARKRIAPIVVLTAFSQRDLVERARDAGAMAYLVKPFSITDLIPAIELAVSRFSEVSALEQEVATLSDRLETRKLVERAKGLLQAKQSMTEPEAFKWIQRAAMDRRTTMKRVAEVIVETLDAPEGETSPG, encoded by the coding sequence ATGACCGAACCCCACGCCGAGGGCACCACACCGCATCGCGTTCTCATCGCCGAGGATGAGGCACTGATCCGCCTGGATCTGGCCGAAATGCTGCGCGAAGAGGGGTACGAGGTCGTCGGGGAGGCCGGCGACGGCCAGGAGGCCGTCGAACTCGCCGAACAACTCCACCCCGATCTCGTGATCATGGACGTCAAGATGCCCCGCCGCGACGGCATCGACGCGGCCGCCGAGATCGCCCGCAAGCGGATCGCGCCCATCGTGGTGCTCACCGCGTTCAGCCAGCGTGACCTCGTCGAACGCGCGCGCGACGCCGGCGCGATGGCCTATCTGGTCAAGCCGTTCTCCATCACCGACCTCATCCCGGCCATCGAGCTGGCGGTCAGCCGGTTCAGCGAGGTCAGTGCGCTCGAGCAGGAGGTCGCCACGCTGTCGGACCGGCTGGAGACCCGCAAGCTCGTCGAGCGCGCCAAGGGTCTGCTGCAGGCCAAGCAGTCGATGACCGAACCCGAGGCGTTCAAGTGGATCCAGCGCGCGGCCATGGACCGCCGGACCACGATGAAGCGGGTCGCCGAGGTGATCGTCGAGACGCTCGACGCCCCGGAGGGTGAGACCTCGCCCGGCTGA
- a CDS encoding ABC transporter ATP-binding protein yields the protein MVDAAGSVFTDVPAEAGSAKPDPIIVVDNLSRAFGGLKAVDVAHLEIQRGHITGLIGPNGAGKTTFFNLLTGFDRADTGTWTLDGVDVGRQPPHRVARHGVVRTFQLTKALSRLSVLDNVRLGATGQSGERMFNALLPFRWRKQEAEITERAREMLVRFKLDAKADDMAGSLSGGQRKLLEMARALMTDPKVVMLDEPMAGVNPALTENLLEHVKTLRTQGMTVVFVEHDMDVIRDISDWVVVMAQGAVIAESPPSGLADNPAVVDAYLGSHHDQALEFDADGNPVGATAELAEEIEQAVADTIEAGGDLSDPGVDIRAGRDD from the coding sequence ATGGTTGACGCCGCCGGTTCGGTTTTCACCGACGTCCCGGCCGAAGCCGGATCCGCCAAGCCGGACCCGATCATCGTGGTGGACAACCTCTCCCGCGCGTTCGGCGGCCTCAAGGCCGTCGACGTCGCGCACCTCGAGATCCAGCGCGGCCACATCACCGGGCTGATCGGCCCCAACGGGGCCGGCAAGACCACGTTCTTCAACCTGCTGACCGGTTTCGACCGCGCCGACACCGGGACCTGGACCCTCGACGGGGTGGACGTCGGCCGGCAGCCGCCGCACCGCGTCGCCCGCCATGGAGTGGTACGGACGTTCCAGTTGACCAAGGCGCTGTCGCGGCTGTCGGTGCTGGACAACGTCCGACTCGGCGCCACCGGCCAGAGCGGTGAGCGAATGTTCAACGCGCTGCTCCCGTTTCGGTGGCGCAAGCAGGAGGCCGAGATCACCGAGCGGGCCCGCGAGATGCTGGTGCGGTTCAAGCTCGACGCCAAGGCCGACGACATGGCCGGATCGCTGTCCGGCGGACAACGCAAACTGCTCGAGATGGCGCGCGCGCTGATGACCGACCCGAAGGTCGTCATGCTCGACGAACCGATGGCCGGGGTGAATCCGGCGCTCACCGAGAACCTGCTGGAACACGTCAAAACGCTGCGCACGCAGGGGATGACGGTCGTGTTCGTCGAACACGACATGGACGTCATCCGCGATATCAGCGACTGGGTGGTGGTGATGGCCCAGGGCGCAGTGATCGCCGAGTCACCGCCCAGCGGCCTGGCCGACAATCCCGCCGTCGTCGACGCCTATCTGGGCAGCCATCACGACCAGGCCCTGGAGTTCGACGCCGACGGTAACCCGGTGGGCGCCACCGCCGAACTGGCCGAGGAGATCGAGCAGGCCGTCGCCGACACCATCGAGGCCGGCGGCGACCTGTCGGATCCCGGCGTCGACATTCGGGCAGGCCGCGATGACTGA
- a CDS encoding ABC transporter ATP-binding protein produces MTDPADHAELAEGALLRADHLVAGYLPEVDILRGCDFFLREGEIVGIIGPNGAGKSTLLKTLFGLIPVRSGAVTLRGEDITSAAAHVLVTKGVGYVPQNQNVFPSLTIEENLEMGIYLRPAKFRERFEFVSELFPLLAERRKVKAGALSGGERQMVATGRALMMEPSVLLLDEPSAGLSPMFQDEVFIRCKQINATGVSVIMVEQNARRCLQICDRGYVLDQGTNAYTGTGRNLMNDPKVIELYLGTLAGRGEK; encoded by the coding sequence ATGACTGACCCCGCCGACCACGCGGAACTCGCCGAGGGCGCGCTGCTGCGGGCCGACCACCTGGTGGCCGGCTACCTGCCCGAGGTCGACATCCTGCGCGGCTGCGACTTCTTCCTGCGCGAGGGCGAGATCGTCGGCATCATCGGTCCCAACGGTGCCGGCAAATCGACGTTGCTCAAGACGCTGTTCGGGCTGATCCCAGTGCGCTCCGGCGCCGTCACGCTGCGCGGGGAGGACATCACCTCGGCCGCCGCGCACGTGCTCGTCACCAAGGGCGTCGGCTACGTCCCGCAGAACCAGAACGTGTTCCCGTCGCTGACCATCGAAGAGAACCTCGAGATGGGAATCTACCTGCGGCCGGCCAAGTTCCGGGAACGCTTCGAGTTCGTCAGCGAACTGTTCCCGCTGCTCGCCGAGCGCCGCAAGGTCAAGGCCGGCGCCCTGTCGGGCGGGGAACGCCAGATGGTGGCCACCGGACGCGCGCTGATGATGGAGCCGTCGGTGCTGCTGCTCGACGAGCCGTCGGCGGGCCTGTCCCCGATGTTCCAGGACGAGGTGTTCATCCGCTGCAAGCAGATCAACGCCACCGGGGTCTCGGTGATCATGGTCGAGCAGAACGCCCGTCGCTGCCTGCAGATCTGCGATCGCGGCTATGTGCTGGACCAGGGCACGAACGCCTACACCGGCACCGGGCGCAACCTGATGAACGACCCCAAGGTGATCGAGCTGTACCTGGGCACCCTCGCCGGCCGCGGCGAGAAATAG
- a CDS encoding mycofactocin-coupled SDR family oxidoreductase: MTLEGKIALVTGGARGQGRAHAAALARAGADIVFCDIAAQVDEVDYPLAIPEDLRETAERVESTGRRCIALTADVRELEDLHHVAHAAQEAFGGIDIVIANAGIASSAPIAEMSETRWRTMIDINLTGVFNTFRAVLPQLIERGGGHLVATSSVVAKTGATNSGHYAASKAGVVALVQSLAHEVAEHGIVVNAVLPAGVNTPMIHNPTTYRLIRPDLDHPGRADAEEMFARGRPRPGLLEPEDVADAVLALVTGRVRCQSGESVTLANGLN, from the coding sequence ATGACACTCGAAGGAAAGATCGCGCTCGTCACCGGAGGTGCGCGTGGGCAGGGCCGCGCGCATGCCGCGGCGCTGGCTCGTGCGGGCGCCGACATCGTCTTCTGCGACATCGCCGCCCAGGTCGACGAGGTCGACTACCCACTGGCCATACCCGAAGACCTGCGCGAAACGGCAGAACGGGTGGAGTCCACCGGTCGTCGCTGCATCGCGCTCACCGCCGACGTCCGCGAACTGGAGGACCTGCACCACGTGGCCCACGCCGCGCAGGAGGCCTTCGGCGGCATCGACATCGTCATCGCCAACGCCGGCATCGCCAGCAGTGCTCCCATTGCCGAGATGTCCGAAACACGTTGGCGCACAATGATCGACATCAACCTCACCGGCGTGTTCAACACCTTCCGTGCGGTCCTCCCGCAACTGATCGAGCGTGGCGGCGGGCATCTGGTTGCGACGTCGTCGGTCGTCGCGAAAACCGGGGCGACGAATTCGGGACACTACGCCGCGAGCAAGGCCGGCGTGGTGGCGCTGGTGCAATCGCTGGCCCACGAAGTCGCCGAGCACGGGATCGTCGTCAACGCCGTATTACCGGCCGGGGTGAACACACCGATGATCCACAACCCGACGACCTATCGGCTGATCCGACCGGACCTGGACCATCCGGGACGCGCCGATGCGGAAGAGATGTTCGCTCGAGGCCGCCCGCGCCCCGGCCTGCTGGAACCCGAGGACGTGGCCGACGCGGTGCTCGCTCTGGTGACGGGCCGGGTGCGGTGTCAGTCGGGGGAGTCTGTCACGTTGGCGAACGGGCTGAATTAG
- a CDS encoding branched-chain amino acid ABC transporter permease yields MDILTAFQASFAQLIGPSAIFYALLAIGLNLHFGYTGLLNFGQIGFALLGGYGVGVMTVTYQQPLWVGVLVGLLAAGLLAVVLGIPTLRLRADYLAIATIATAEVLRLIFRSTAADPVTGSTNGLYGFADPFTRFSPFDSSKQYSLLGMKFVGDDLWAMVVGWTLVLVLCVFVYLLTHSPWGRVLKAIREDEDAARALGKNVFSYKLQALVLGGVIGGMGGVFNALQTKSIHPDFYSTSQTFYAFGALLLGGAATVFGPVVGAMLFWFLLAIPDALLRQAIAGPDPLLPLTDAQVGATRYILLGILIMVLMVFRPQGIMGKRREVQLDG; encoded by the coding sequence ATGGACATCCTCACCGCGTTCCAGGCGTCCTTCGCCCAGCTCATCGGCCCGTCGGCGATCTTCTACGCGCTGCTGGCCATCGGGCTGAACCTGCACTTCGGCTACACCGGCCTGTTGAACTTCGGCCAGATCGGGTTCGCGTTGCTCGGCGGCTACGGCGTGGGCGTCATGACGGTCACCTATCAGCAGCCACTGTGGGTGGGCGTGCTCGTCGGCCTGCTCGCCGCGGGCCTGCTCGCCGTCGTCCTGGGCATCCCGACCCTGCGATTGCGGGCGGACTATCTGGCCATCGCGACCATCGCCACGGCCGAGGTGCTGCGGCTGATCTTCCGATCCACCGCGGCCGACCCGGTGACCGGATCCACCAACGGCCTCTACGGTTTCGCCGATCCGTTCACCCGGTTCAGCCCGTTCGATTCCAGCAAGCAGTATTCGCTGCTCGGAATGAAGTTCGTCGGCGACGACCTGTGGGCCATGGTGGTCGGCTGGACACTGGTGCTGGTGCTGTGCGTGTTCGTCTACCTGTTGACGCACAGCCCGTGGGGCCGGGTGCTCAAGGCCATCCGCGAGGACGAGGACGCCGCCCGCGCGCTGGGCAAGAACGTCTTCTCCTACAAGCTGCAGGCGCTGGTGCTCGGCGGCGTGATCGGCGGCATGGGCGGGGTGTTCAATGCGTTGCAGACCAAGTCGATTCACCCCGATTTCTATTCGACGTCGCAGACCTTCTACGCCTTCGGGGCGCTGCTGCTCGGCGGCGCGGCCACCGTGTTCGGGCCCGTGGTCGGCGCGATGCTGTTCTGGTTCCTGCTGGCCATCCCCGACGCCCTGCTGCGCCAGGCCATCGCCGGGCCCGATCCCCTGCTGCCGTTGACCGATGCCCAGGTCGGCGCGACCCGCTACATCCTGCTGGGCATCCTGATCATGGTCCTGATGGTCTTCAGACCCCAGGGGATAATGGGCAAGAGACGGGAGGTGCAACTCGATGGTTGA
- a CDS encoding HNH endonuclease signature motif containing protein, giving the protein MCDSLDLSSLASADDAAVVDAISESARAENRAAAARLAAIGELMNRRLFSDGEDDERDLWACDGWDSVAAEVAAALGLTHRRASTQMHLAHALRTRIPKTAAGLANGELSLRSATTIAWRTKLVEDPAILATIDAELADKATGFGTLSDKALDNAIDAVLAEHDPDAVIEHRDADRNRDVQFGKRDDTTGTTSMYGSLTNVDAALFDRRLRAMATSVCPEDPRTTGQRRSDAVALLITGADRLPCRCGNTECPATTAPDTRADHIVVHVVADQAAVEQARATNAAAKAEAQARRTAKTVEGVARADDSPGNKPVEPPAPKDPSPQPNTCARTAVLQGGGVVPAPLLAELVDTGATVKALRTPAEAPEPRYRPSTTLATWVHARDMTCRFPGCNTPSERCDLDHTIPDGQGGPTHPSNLACLCRKHHLLKTFWTEWSETQHPDGTIVWTTPAGKTYTTHPGSKIAFPNWDTTTATLPTPTRPSEPANPHRGLQMPRRRRTRKADQAQRLKTERGNNAPARQRYSPPAKQAEQNPHTREGPDDAGDPPPF; this is encoded by the coding sequence ATGTGCGACTCGCTGGATCTCTCCTCGTTGGCCTCCGCTGACGATGCCGCGGTCGTGGACGCCATCTCCGAGTCCGCCCGGGCCGAGAACAGGGCGGCGGCCGCGCGGTTGGCCGCGATCGGCGAACTCATGAACCGCCGCCTCTTCAGCGATGGCGAGGACGATGAGCGCGACCTGTGGGCCTGCGACGGCTGGGACAGCGTTGCGGCCGAAGTCGCCGCCGCGCTGGGTCTGACCCACCGGCGGGCCTCCACCCAGATGCACCTAGCCCATGCGCTGCGGACCCGGATACCGAAGACCGCGGCCGGCTTGGCCAACGGCGAGCTGAGCCTGCGCAGTGCCACCACGATCGCCTGGCGCACCAAACTGGTCGAAGACCCGGCCATCTTGGCGACCATCGACGCCGAGTTGGCCGATAAGGCCACCGGGTTCGGGACGCTGTCGGACAAGGCCCTCGACAACGCCATCGACGCCGTGCTGGCCGAACACGACCCCGATGCGGTGATCGAGCACCGCGACGCCGACCGCAACCGGGATGTGCAGTTCGGCAAACGCGACGACACCACCGGCACCACCTCGATGTACGGCAGCCTCACCAACGTCGATGCCGCCCTGTTCGACCGCCGGTTGCGCGCGATGGCCACCAGCGTCTGCCCCGAGGATCCCCGCACCACCGGACAACGCCGCTCCGATGCCGTGGCGTTGTTGATCACCGGCGCCGACCGACTACCGTGCCGCTGCGGCAATACTGAATGCCCGGCCACCACCGCCCCCGACACCCGCGCCGACCACATCGTCGTCCACGTCGTGGCCGACCAGGCCGCCGTCGAGCAGGCGCGGGCCACCAATGCCGCGGCCAAAGCCGAAGCCCAAGCGCGGCGCACGGCCAAGACGGTCGAGGGTGTTGCTAGGGCCGACGACAGCCCCGGCAACAAACCTGTCGAGCCTCCAGCCCCCAAAGACCCCAGCCCGCAACCCAATACCTGCGCCCGGACCGCGGTCCTGCAGGGCGGCGGGGTCGTGCCCGCACCGCTGCTGGCCGAACTCGTCGACACCGGCGCCACCGTCAAAGCGCTGCGGACCCCGGCCGAGGCCCCCGAACCGCGCTACCGGCCCTCGACCACCCTGGCCACCTGGGTCCACGCCCGCGACATGACGTGCCGGTTCCCGGGCTGCAACACCCCCTCCGAACGCTGCGATCTCGACCACACGATCCCCGACGGCCAAGGCGGGCCCACCCACCCGTCGAACCTGGCTTGCCTATGCCGAAAACACCACTTGCTGAAGACGTTTTGGACCGAATGGTCCGAAACCCAACACCCCGACGGCACCATCGTCTGGACCACACCTGCGGGCAAGACCTACACCACCCACCCCGGCAGCAAGATCGCGTTCCCGAACTGGGACACCACCACCGCCACCCTGCCGACACCCACACGGCCCAGCGAGCCCGCGAACCCGCACCGCGGCCTACAGATGCCGCGTCGCCGACGCACCCGCAAAGCCGACCAAGCCCAACGCCTCAAAACCGAACGGGGCAACAATGCCCCAGCACGCCAAAGGTATTCACCCCCAGCGAAACAAGCGGAACAGAATCCCCACACCCGAGAGGGGCCCGACGATGCGGGCGACCCGCCGCCATTCTGA